One region of Krasilnikovia cinnamomea genomic DNA includes:
- a CDS encoding deoxynucleoside kinase, giving the protein MTGIYIAIEGPTGVGKSTLAAALARAMDGELLADPFTVNPYLEALLTGDPTPELPVLVELTFVALRVAQLRAAAATLAAGGTVVADWALLKTPIFAGTTLPAGDAQRIADTCTVWAPSLPTPDVLIGMSASLPTLRARVARRGRAMEAGLTPAALRTLRAAFDAAYVAWPGRLIRLDANRFDSFDPDHIAELAARCRPLPSLRRPCETDSPRRADPHTAVNDPGAAAAGDAHRPGPGRPDHRAAATTEPR; this is encoded by the coding sequence ATGACCGGGATCTACATCGCGATTGAGGGCCCGACCGGCGTCGGCAAGTCCACCCTGGCCGCGGCGCTGGCGCGTGCCATGGACGGGGAGTTGCTGGCCGACCCGTTCACGGTCAACCCGTACCTGGAGGCGCTGCTCACCGGCGACCCCACCCCCGAACTTCCGGTGCTGGTGGAGCTGACCTTCGTCGCCCTGCGCGTGGCACAGCTGCGGGCCGCGGCCGCGACGCTGGCCGCGGGAGGGACGGTGGTCGCGGACTGGGCGCTACTCAAAACGCCGATCTTCGCCGGCACCACGCTGCCGGCCGGCGACGCCCAGCGCATCGCCGACACCTGCACGGTCTGGGCACCCAGCCTGCCGACACCGGACGTGCTGATCGGCATGTCCGCCAGCCTCCCGACGCTGCGCGCCCGGGTGGCCCGCCGCGGCCGGGCGATGGAGGCCGGGCTGACCCCGGCGGCGCTGCGCACCCTGCGCGCCGCGTTCGACGCCGCGTACGTCGCCTGGCCGGGCCGGTTGATCCGGCTCGACGCGAACCGTTTCGACAGCTTCGACCCCGACCACATCGCCGAGCTGGCGGCACGGTGCCGTCCGCTTCCGAGTCTGAGGAGACCATGTGAGACAGACAGCCCCCGGCGCGCCGACCCCCACACGGCCGTCAATGATCCCGGCGCAGCGGCGGCGGGTGATGCTCACCGCCCCGGGCCAGGTCGGCCTGACCACCGAGCCGCTGCCACCACTGAACCCCGGTGA
- a CDS encoding DUF6884 domain-containing protein produces the protein MSTTGKKCPDTRVALTDWMFVLAKPLRGTARGSLHVVSWHRPAAALCDVEVVDVAPTGRGDDTQWFTTTVDAQGPAFRAGHAQVAAATQATCRRCRSILRCLPVREFPLVVQHTVALADNDRIDAERAEAARLAKRLRARLAAFDADQRTAAAELAESYRQAADLLAAAPVPAVPARTTWAAAGRPETLVWFGRDIDPGKPLLVTVNEYGNRLYDARTGQQVAHYGSDCPQWYAPAPAAPAGELPTAAPSPVVIVPCGSRKRPGRVRAAEKYIGPYARSARLAGEAVAERTGARIITLSARYGLLDDDDLVDDYDLTMGDVGSVTAGRIAEQAARLGITDSLVTVIAGKAYADVVSAVWPHAVRALDGCTSYGNQRARMGHIARGDWSPPAPVGATAAPALFGAELVAPADVTLAAAGDLERGDVLAPGTFDAQHADPVLVIASARPVDQPDGRRRVSLIVRPLPFAGRSRHVIVWADAGVEVVGRDSGSGNDWIHPPAEDAEILHGPALSWPRLLTATELRAGDVCAPGAFGPWNRTDTITVVTDPTYCDTVAGVRSYDIGTRVNRPSGPGPVRHGALRADSYIAVLERPTAIEAPGPAAELAAAATTQPLTPMGEAEDQPVPQRELVPAAADCGAKSAGGDFRSRILCLVRHGDTLTGAAGLVDPVNLHDYDVVLINISAGKDSMAQLVAVVELARTQDYDLGRIIAVHCDLGRVEWAGTAELAEEHAHAMGVSFLRLANKVDLLEQVRQRKRNLVRKAGELRKAAEAALAAGNLDVARDLEAQSDKKAAAPAWFSSAARYCTKSQKTGEVEKLMTALAKLWREAGNTDRPVRILNTLGIRADESAARALKKPFGPDSATNTRRTVTRWLPIFDWSETQVWATIRASGLRVHGAYQIGMSRLSCALCVLGSRQDLVTAARANRDLVDEYAVVEDDVEATFQNATSIRQIAAEADRLGPLELPAPASIDV, from the coding sequence ATGAGCACCACCGGCAAGAAGTGCCCGGACACGCGGGTGGCGCTGACCGACTGGATGTTCGTCCTGGCCAAGCCCCTGCGGGGCACCGCCCGCGGAAGCCTCCACGTGGTGAGCTGGCACCGGCCGGCGGCGGCGCTGTGCGACGTCGAAGTCGTGGACGTCGCGCCCACCGGGCGCGGCGACGACACGCAGTGGTTCACCACGACGGTCGACGCGCAGGGACCGGCGTTCCGCGCTGGGCACGCCCAAGTGGCGGCGGCGACCCAGGCGACCTGTCGCCGGTGCCGCTCGATCCTGCGGTGCCTGCCCGTACGCGAGTTCCCGCTCGTCGTGCAGCACACCGTCGCCCTGGCCGATAACGACCGGATCGACGCCGAACGCGCGGAGGCGGCCCGGCTCGCCAAACGCCTGCGGGCCCGTCTGGCCGCCTTTGACGCCGACCAGCGCACGGCCGCCGCCGAGCTTGCCGAGTCATACCGGCAGGCCGCCGACCTGCTCGCCGCGGCGCCGGTGCCGGCCGTCCCGGCCCGCACCACTTGGGCGGCCGCGGGCCGCCCGGAGACGCTGGTCTGGTTCGGCCGTGACATCGACCCGGGCAAGCCGCTGCTGGTCACTGTCAACGAGTACGGGAACCGGCTGTACGACGCCCGGACCGGCCAGCAAGTCGCCCACTACGGCAGCGACTGCCCGCAGTGGTACGCCCCGGCCCCGGCCGCCCCGGCCGGCGAGCTGCCCACCGCGGCACCGTCCCCGGTCGTGATCGTCCCGTGTGGTTCCCGCAAGCGCCCCGGCCGGGTCCGCGCCGCGGAGAAGTACATCGGACCGTACGCCCGGTCGGCCCGCCTCGCCGGCGAGGCCGTCGCCGAGCGCACCGGCGCACGAATCATCACGCTGTCGGCCCGCTACGGGCTGCTCGACGACGACGACCTGGTCGACGACTACGACCTCACGATGGGCGACGTCGGCAGCGTCACCGCAGGCCGCATCGCCGAGCAGGCCGCTCGCCTGGGCATCACCGACAGCCTGGTCACCGTGATCGCGGGCAAGGCGTATGCCGACGTCGTGTCGGCCGTCTGGCCACACGCGGTCCGCGCGCTCGACGGCTGCACCAGCTACGGCAACCAGCGCGCCCGAATGGGTCACATCGCCCGCGGCGACTGGTCACCGCCGGCCCCGGTCGGCGCGACCGCCGCGCCGGCCTTGTTCGGCGCCGAGCTGGTCGCCCCCGCCGATGTCACCCTCGCCGCAGCCGGTGACCTGGAGCGCGGCGACGTCTTGGCCCCGGGCACGTTCGATGCCCAGCACGCCGACCCGGTACTGGTTATCGCATCGGCCCGCCCGGTCGACCAGCCCGACGGCCGCCGGCGCGTCTCCCTGATCGTGCGGCCCCTGCCGTTCGCCGGACGCAGCCGACACGTGATCGTGTGGGCCGACGCCGGCGTCGAGGTCGTCGGCCGCGACAGCGGCTCCGGCAACGACTGGATTCACCCGCCGGCCGAGGACGCCGAGATCCTGCACGGGCCCGCCCTGAGCTGGCCGCGGCTGCTGACTGCCACCGAGCTGCGCGCCGGCGACGTCTGCGCCCCGGGCGCGTTCGGCCCGTGGAACCGCACCGACACGATCACCGTGGTCACCGACCCGACCTACTGCGACACGGTCGCCGGGGTGCGCAGCTACGACATCGGCACCAGGGTCAACCGGCCTAGCGGCCCCGGCCCCGTCCGGCACGGCGCACTGCGCGCCGACTCCTACATCGCGGTACTCGAGCGGCCGACCGCCATCGAGGCGCCCGGCCCGGCCGCCGAGCTGGCCGCCGCCGCGACCACCCAGCCGCTAACCCCGATGGGCGAGGCCGAGGACCAGCCGGTGCCGCAGCGCGAACTGGTGCCCGCGGCCGCCGACTGCGGCGCCAAGAGCGCTGGCGGCGACTTCCGCTCGCGCATCCTGTGTCTTGTCCGGCACGGCGACACGCTCACCGGCGCCGCCGGCCTGGTCGACCCGGTCAACCTGCACGACTACGACGTGGTGCTCATCAACATCAGCGCCGGTAAGGACTCCATGGCGCAGCTCGTCGCGGTCGTCGAGCTGGCCCGCACGCAGGACTACGACCTGGGCCGCATCATCGCCGTGCACTGCGACCTGGGCCGCGTGGAGTGGGCGGGCACGGCCGAACTGGCTGAGGAACACGCCCACGCGATGGGCGTGAGTTTCCTGCGCCTCGCCAACAAGGTCGACCTGCTCGAACAAGTTCGCCAGCGCAAGCGCAACCTCGTGCGCAAGGCCGGCGAGCTGCGCAAGGCAGCCGAGGCGGCCCTGGCCGCGGGCAATCTTGACGTAGCCCGCGACCTGGAGGCCCAGAGCGACAAGAAGGCCGCGGCGCCAGCGTGGTTTTCCAGCGCCGCCAGGTACTGCACGAAAAGCCAGAAGACCGGCGAGGTCGAGAAGCTGATGACCGCACTGGCGAAGCTCTGGCGCGAGGCAGGCAACACCGACCGGCCGGTCCGCATCCTCAACACCCTGGGCATCCGAGCCGACGAGAGCGCGGCCCGCGCGCTCAAGAAGCCCTTCGGCCCCGACAGCGCGACCAACACCCGCCGCACCGTGACGCGATGGCTGCCGATCTTCGACTGGTCCGAGACACAGGTCTGGGCGACCATCCGGGCGTCCGGGCTGCGCGTGCACGGCGCCTACCAAATCGGAATGTCGAGGCTCAGCTGTGCGCTGTGCGTGCTCGGCAGCCGGCAAGACCTGGTGACCGCGGCCCGCGCGAACCGCGACCTGGTCGACGAGTACGCCGTCGTCGAGGACGATGTCGAGGCGACCTTCCAAAACGCCACCAGCATCCGCCAAATCGCCGCCGAGGCCGACCGGCTGGGCCCGCTTGAGCTGCCTGCTCCGGCCTCGATTGACGTCTGA
- a CDS encoding DegT/DnrJ/EryC1/StrS family aminotransferase has product MTGDLVYDADHPVDDRYAPPDCGEIDVVAAVLADGRLSGGNPVLGAYERALADWFTARRAIAVNSGTSALHATLIALGVRAGDEVIVPATAPLPTAMPILTCGAIPVIVDTRPGELGMDPGQVAARLTARTKAAISLPLWGYPADDDPAAAVLAAADVPLIEDAAQAHGAVLRGRAVGTRYRAGCFSTHDRKLLSTGEGGFVLASDDELADRIDFYTHLGHLRGGHGVNYKLAAPLAAIGLRRLPGLAAQLTARRAIAAGLLAELPAQGSALAELVHAGQPNYYSLVLTAAADPGAAAAALTAAGLAPDSARYGYRPLYRQPLFAAYASDCPNAEALCQTALQFPVHPALPETAIHWAAGLIRALAREETPA; this is encoded by the coding sequence ATGACCGGTGACCTGGTGTACGACGCCGACCATCCGGTCGACGACCGGTACGCTCCGCCGGACTGCGGGGAGATCGACGTGGTCGCCGCGGTCCTGGCCGACGGGCGCCTGTCCGGCGGTAACCCGGTGCTCGGCGCCTACGAACGCGCGCTGGCGGACTGGTTCACCGCCCGGCGCGCCATCGCCGTCAACTCCGGCACCTCCGCCCTGCACGCCACCCTCATCGCGCTCGGTGTCCGTGCCGGCGACGAGGTGATCGTTCCCGCGACCGCGCCCCTGCCCACCGCGATGCCGATCCTGACCTGCGGCGCCATCCCGGTCATCGTCGACACCCGCCCGGGCGAGCTCGGCATGGACCCCGGCCAGGTTGCCGCCCGCCTCACCGCTCGGACCAAGGCCGCGATCAGCCTGCCCCTGTGGGGCTACCCGGCCGACGACGACCCGGCCGCCGCGGTACTGGCCGCCGCGGACGTCCCGCTGATCGAGGACGCCGCCCAGGCCCACGGCGCCGTGTTGCGCGGCCGCGCGGTGGGCACCCGCTACCGTGCCGGTTGCTTCTCCACCCACGACCGGAAACTGCTGTCCACCGGCGAAGGCGGGTTCGTCCTCGCCAGCGACGATGAGCTGGCCGACCGCATCGACTTCTACACTCACCTCGGGCACCTGCGCGGCGGGCACGGCGTCAACTACAAACTCGCCGCGCCGCTGGCCGCGATCGGCCTGCGCCGCCTGCCCGGCCTCGCCGCGCAGCTCACCGCCCGCCGGGCCATCGCCGCCGGGCTGCTCGCCGAACTTCCCGCCCAGGGCAGTGCACTGGCCGAACTGGTCCATGCCGGCCAGCCGAACTACTACAGCCTCGTGCTGACCGCCGCCGCCGACCCAGGCGCGGCGGCCGCCGCGCTCACCGCCGCCGGCCTGGCCCCGGACTCGGCCCGCTACGGCTACCGGCCGCTCTACCGGCAGCCGCTGTTCGCCGCGTACGCCAGCGACTGCCCGAACGCTGAAGCGTTGTGCCAAACAGCGCTGCAGTTCCCCGTCCACCCCGCCCTGCCCGAGACCGCCATACACTGGGCCGCCGGCCTTATCCGCGCCCTGGCCCGCGAGGAGACCCCCGCATGA
- a CDS encoding restriction endonuclease encodes MVQAIRHHPIIAASIALTALAGAGVWGWLRWAAARRMAEHERDVAVTDHMSGAEFEQFVARLLRVSGYRGVSVSGGAGDMGADVIARTPDGRRLVVQCKRFAGNLGSPHVQRFAGTARDIHRADVALLVTTGRPTAQAREVARRCRITLVDRPELARWVSTQVFEC; translated from the coding sequence GTGGTACAGGCAATCCGCCACCACCCGATCATCGCCGCATCGATTGCGCTGACAGCGCTCGCCGGGGCGGGCGTGTGGGGCTGGCTGCGGTGGGCAGCCGCGCGGCGGATGGCCGAGCACGAGCGCGACGTGGCGGTGACCGACCACATGTCCGGTGCGGAGTTCGAACAGTTCGTGGCCCGGCTGCTGCGCGTCAGCGGGTACCGCGGGGTGAGCGTGTCTGGTGGTGCTGGGGATATGGGTGCCGACGTGATCGCCCGGACGCCGGACGGGCGCCGGCTGGTCGTTCAGTGCAAACGGTTCGCCGGGAATCTGGGCAGCCCGCACGTGCAGCGGTTCGCGGGCACGGCCCGCGACATCCACCGCGCTGACGTGGCGCTGCTGGTCACCACCGGGCGGCCCACGGCGCAGGCCCGCGAGGTGGCGCGGCGGTGCCGGATCACGCTGGTCGACCGACCGGAGCTGGCCCGGTGGGTCAGCACGCAGGTCTTCGAATGCTGA
- a CDS encoding helix-turn-helix domain-containing protein, with protein sequence MAQPTAGPTVVRRQLGRRLRRLRQIAGDPSIDEVVAHRHLGLSRSKLYKLERGQHPAKPQDVAMLCMFYGAAPDEANALTALALATGTHSWWHVFGDDAVPAWFSLYVELEPAAASIRTYEAELIPGLLQTREYAEAVYRAMNPDDGDDIERRVQLRLQRQAILDRADPPRLHAVLSEGAIRRAVGGTEVMTTQLDKLRAMNDRPTITIDVLPFSAGAHASMETTFVLLDFPDATEDPPVVYLETPISAAYLQKPEDVNHFATLFKNTQARAVPLQEFQP encoded by the coding sequence ATGGCACAGCCCACCGCAGGGCCGACGGTCGTGCGGCGCCAGCTCGGCCGCCGGCTGCGCCGGCTCCGGCAGATTGCCGGCGACCCGTCCATCGACGAGGTCGTCGCCCACCGCCACCTCGGCCTGTCCCGGTCCAAGCTCTACAAACTGGAACGTGGCCAGCACCCGGCCAAACCGCAGGACGTGGCGATGCTGTGCATGTTCTACGGCGCCGCACCCGACGAGGCCAACGCGCTGACCGCGCTGGCCCTGGCCACCGGCACGCACAGCTGGTGGCACGTCTTCGGCGACGACGCGGTACCGGCCTGGTTCTCCCTGTACGTCGAGCTCGAACCCGCCGCGGCCAGTATCCGTACCTACGAGGCCGAGCTGATTCCCGGCCTGCTGCAGACCCGCGAGTACGCCGAAGCGGTCTACCGGGCGATGAATCCCGACGACGGCGACGACATCGAACGGCGGGTGCAGCTGCGCCTGCAACGCCAGGCCATCCTCGATCGCGCCGACCCACCTCGGCTGCACGCCGTGCTCTCCGAAGGCGCGATCCGGCGAGCCGTCGGTGGTACCGAGGTCATGACCACCCAGCTCGACAAACTCCGGGCGATGAACGACCGACCCACCATCACCATCGACGTGCTCCCGTTCAGCGCCGGGGCACACGCGAGCATGGAAACCACTTTCGTCCTACTCGACTTCCCCGACGCCACCGAAGATCCGCCCGTGGTCTACCTGGAGACCCCCATCTCCGCCGCCTACCTGCAAAAGCCTGAAGACGTCAACCACTTCGCCACGCTCTTCAAGAACACCCAAGCACGCGCGGTACCCCTCCAGGAGTTCCAGCCATGA
- the lexA gene encoding transcriptional repressor LexA: MASPAESEPVLTARQRSILTVIRQSVEERGYPPTFREIAAAVGLGSPSSVAHHLDTLERLGLLRRDARAPRAVDVRAGRAASQSTAVPLLGTIAAGAPILAYEDVEDHLVLSSAIVGSGPHFAVRVRGDSMTGAAICDGDVVIVRQQPTAETGDIVAALIDDEATVKTYRARGGHVELVPQNAAYEVIAGDEAVILGKVVCVLRRL; encoded by the coding sequence ATGGCGAGCCCGGCGGAGTCCGAACCGGTCCTGACGGCACGGCAGCGCAGCATCCTGACGGTGATCCGCCAGTCCGTCGAGGAACGCGGATACCCGCCGACCTTCCGCGAGATCGCCGCCGCGGTCGGGCTGGGCTCGCCCTCCTCCGTGGCCCATCACCTGGACACCCTCGAGCGGCTCGGCCTGCTGCGCCGCGACGCCCGCGCGCCCCGCGCCGTCGACGTCCGCGCCGGCCGAGCGGCTTCGCAGAGTACGGCCGTGCCGCTGCTGGGCACGATCGCCGCCGGAGCGCCGATCCTCGCCTACGAGGACGTCGAGGATCACCTCGTCCTGTCGTCGGCGATCGTCGGGTCCGGCCCGCATTTCGCGGTACGCGTGCGGGGGGATTCGATGACCGGGGCGGCGATCTGCGACGGCGATGTCGTGATCGTCCGGCAGCAGCCCACCGCGGAGACCGGCGACATCGTTGCCGCGTTGATCGACGACGAGGCCACGGTCAAGACCTACCGGGCCCGCGGCGGGCATGTGGAGCTGGTGCCGCAGAACGCGGCGTACGAGGTCATCGCGGGTGATGAGGCCGTGATTCTGGGGAAGGTCGTCTGCGTCCTGCGGCGTCTCTGA
- a CDS encoding zinc-dependent alcohol dehydrogenase yields the protein MLTAPGQVGLTTEPLPPLNPGEVCLRTVLSGISAGTELAWLTGRAAALHAHWDAQTRMFTAGPGRAYPVAPGYESVAEVAAVGTEVTALACRDLVTVDAPHADLHVVAAERVTALPTGVGPEAAVFFTLARVALGGVHDAAPLLGESLVVTGLGTVGLLAAQQARLTGARVVGVDRQPLRVQACQALGIPAVLADATVDVAAAVRAFIGDAGADAAIECSGASAVLHQAIRCLRVGGRVATVASYHGDPGGLRLGEEYHRNRITLLSSMTINGCPARTPTWTLDRLNATAREQITAGAVRVDQLITHRIPFAQAPAAYALLRDTPEKTIKVVLTYDR from the coding sequence ATGCTCACCGCCCCGGGCCAGGTCGGCCTGACCACCGAGCCGCTGCCACCACTGAACCCCGGTGAGGTGTGCCTGCGCACCGTGCTGTCCGGAATCAGCGCCGGCACCGAACTGGCCTGGCTGACCGGCCGGGCCGCCGCCCTGCACGCCCACTGGGACGCGCAGACGCGCATGTTCACCGCTGGACCTGGCCGGGCGTACCCGGTCGCGCCGGGCTACGAGTCGGTCGCCGAGGTGGCCGCGGTCGGCACCGAGGTCACCGCGCTGGCCTGCCGGGATCTGGTCACCGTGGACGCCCCCCATGCCGACCTGCATGTCGTGGCCGCCGAGCGGGTCACCGCCCTGCCGACCGGGGTGGGCCCGGAGGCGGCGGTGTTCTTCACCCTCGCCCGGGTGGCCCTCGGCGGGGTCCACGACGCCGCGCCGCTGCTCGGGGAGAGTCTGGTGGTCACCGGGCTCGGCACGGTCGGGCTGCTCGCCGCTCAGCAGGCCCGGCTCACGGGCGCCCGGGTCGTCGGCGTTGACCGGCAGCCGCTGCGCGTGCAGGCGTGCCAGGCCCTCGGCATCCCCGCCGTTCTGGCCGACGCCACGGTCGACGTCGCCGCCGCCGTGCGCGCCTTCATTGGTGACGCCGGGGCCGATGCCGCGATCGAGTGCTCCGGCGCCAGCGCCGTGTTGCATCAGGCGATCCGTTGCCTGCGGGTCGGTGGCCGCGTGGCCACCGTCGCCTCCTATCACGGTGATCCGGGTGGGCTGCGCCTCGGCGAGGAGTACCACCGCAACCGCATCACCCTGCTGTCGTCGATGACCATCAACGGCTGCCCGGCGCGGACTCCCACCTGGACCCTGGACCGGCTCAACGCCACCGCCCGCGAGCAGATCACCGCCGGTGCCGTGCGCGTCGACCAGCTCATCACCCACCGGATTCCGTTCGCGCAGGCTCCGGCTGCGTACGCCCTGCTTCGCGACACCCCGGAGAAAACGATCAAGGTGGTGCTCACCTATGACCGGTGA
- a CDS encoding NUDIX hydrolase: protein MSSPVRHFTATAIVIDDTDRVLLVHHRKAGKWLPPGGHVDPNEAPAEAAVREVAEETGIHARVLHPPLFTHPAVTSHPTPWAIIEMDVEDRRHGPHRHIDLVYVCRATGGQLTAQLAEVGDARWVALGDVPALPIPGELPELIDAALRWAKEYA, encoded by the coding sequence ATGAGCAGTCCCGTCCGGCACTTCACCGCCACCGCGATCGTCATCGACGACACCGACCGGGTCCTTTTGGTTCACCACCGCAAGGCCGGCAAGTGGCTTCCGCCCGGCGGTCACGTCGACCCCAACGAGGCTCCGGCCGAGGCAGCTGTCCGTGAGGTCGCCGAGGAGACCGGCATCCACGCCCGGGTGCTGCATCCGCCGCTGTTCACTCACCCGGCCGTGACCAGCCATCCGACCCCGTGGGCCATCATTGAGATGGACGTGGAAGACCGGCGGCACGGCCCGCATCGGCACATCGACCTCGTCTACGTCTGCCGGGCCACCGGCGGGCAGCTCACCGCGCAGCTCGCTGAGGTCGGCGACGCCCGGTGGGTCGCCCTCGGCGACGTGCCTGCGCTGCCTATCCCCGGTGAACTGCCGGAGCTGATCGATGCGGCCCTGCGCTGGGCCAAGGAATACGCCTGA
- a CDS encoding AAA family ATPase encodes MTTSQPAAPILVIIRGNSGTGRTTVAREVQRRYGRGCALLEQDHLRRIVLREHDSSKISPVAPAFIAATAANLLRLGYHVVLEGIMYRDRYSEALAQLIDTHSGTSSVFYLHAPFDETARRHQNRADTVTFTAQQMREWYVQRDVLGVGGERIIDETSSLEQTITTILHTSGLAAAPPATPCPTYCPRCAAPSGGTG; translated from the coding sequence GTGACCACATCGCAACCGGCAGCCCCGATTCTCGTGATCATCCGGGGTAACTCCGGCACAGGGAGAACCACCGTGGCGCGCGAGGTCCAACGCCGCTACGGTCGCGGCTGCGCGCTACTGGAACAGGACCACCTGCGCAGGATCGTGCTGCGGGAGCACGACAGCAGCAAGATCAGTCCAGTTGCGCCGGCGTTCATCGCCGCGACCGCCGCTAACCTGCTCCGGCTCGGCTACCACGTCGTCCTCGAAGGGATCATGTACCGCGACCGGTACAGCGAGGCCCTGGCCCAGCTCATCGACACCCATTCGGGCACCAGCTCGGTGTTCTACCTGCACGCGCCGTTCGACGAGACGGCGCGCCGGCATCAGAACCGTGCGGACACCGTCACTTTCACCGCCCAGCAGATGCGGGAGTGGTACGTGCAGCGCGACGTCCTGGGCGTCGGCGGTGAACGGATCATCGACGAGACGTCGTCGCTGGAGCAGACGATCACCACGATCCTGCACACCAGCGGCCTCGCCGCCGCGCCCCCGGCTACTCCTTGCCCGACTTACTGCCCCCGTTGCGCCGCCCCGAGCGGCGGCACCGGCTGA
- a CDS encoding DUF397 domain-containing protein → MTSNTSTRRYIKSSRSGGSGGNCVQWAIEHDTVYIRDSKHPDGPELRMTHSQWSGLANAAAAQRPHPALEVTDHGAAVTHDGETLHFTVAEWRAFTYAAANGECLSLGARS, encoded by the coding sequence ATGACCAGCAACACCAGCACCCGCCGATACATCAAGAGCAGCCGCTCCGGCGGCAGCGGCGGCAACTGCGTCCAGTGGGCCATCGAGCACGACACCGTCTACATCCGCGACAGCAAACACCCCGACGGACCCGAACTACGCATGACCCACTCCCAGTGGAGTGGCCTTGCGAACGCGGCCGCCGCGCAGCGCCCCCACCCTGCCCTCGAGGTCACCGACCACGGTGCGGCCGTCACTCACGACGGCGAAACCCTTCATTTCACCGTCGCGGAGTGGCGTGCCTTCACCTACGCCGCCGCCAACGGCGAATGCCTCAGTCTCGGAGCCCGAAGCTGA